GAGAAAAGGTATATTTCTACTCCACTGCACCTCATTGCTCACTTCTGTTGGCTCTAAGGTTACGGCCAGGGCTGCCTGGCAGTTATCCATACACAGCGATCatggcatttgtgtgtgtgtgattgtgtgtgtgcgtgcgtgcgcacGCACATGCGCACGAGTGTGCAGAGTGGAACTGTGGACAGGTATGACAGGCTGACCTCCACATGTTACCAGAGAGAGTGTGCGGCCCAGTGTTACCTGTCATAACACGGGCTATCTGGAGCCCTGGAGCACCAGCCTGACCAGGCCACTGGGCAGCCAGAAATAATAGAGACTGGCAAGAGGGCAATGAGGGGGTCACACGAAGGTAgagaggagtaggaggaggggGATGGTGAGGACTGGTGGAAGCATGAAGGAAGGACAGTGAGTGGAAAAGCGAGAAGACGACAAGATCCAAAAATTAACTGTAGACCGGAGAGCACAGTAATGATGTGGGAGCAAGTGAGACAAATCAAGAAACAAAGAggacaagagaaaaaaaaaaaggggggaaggTAAGGAAGGTGATGGCTGTTCTCCATGTTTAATACATTCTCACGCCTCTAAAAATTACGCATAAAGGTGggaaggaaagagaaggaaatCTGACTTATGATTTCTGAGCTCTCAGTGTCTGTCTGACACCCTCAAACCAGAAAAATAAGCATCGGTTTTAACAAGACAGACCACCTCACATCACTTCCCACTTGTAATGAAGCCAAGTTTCTCTTGCAAGTATGATGTTGGACATTTCTTGAGGCGCAGCCACTCgcctgcagagacagagcagctgaATTCACTTAGGCAGGCTTGGCCAGCAGTTAAGGAGCTGGATTAAGAGTGATTGCATTTTGTGTCCTGAAGAGGCGCTGCCTGCCATCTTGAGGGGTCTCATTAACATGGCTGCTGTGGGCTGAGCTGAGCAATGCCACCGGCAGTTAAAAAATAATGGAGACATTATCAACCTTAATGTCTTGTACCTGGAGTGGAGAAGATTTTATAATCACTATTGTGATGGGCCACAGGCTGCCAGTTGTGCGAAAGGAAAAGGTTGGATGAAGATAACCCTTTTTCTGACCAGAcccctgtgtgtttttttgatCAGCCACTACACGTGGGGAGTCTGAGCAGCTGGATTTCATTAATTGAGTGCTGGCAGCGTTCTGCTCTGGCGGCAGGGGTGAGTCACACTGGTGGGATTGGTCTCTCTCTCCCCGATATCATCTTCCAACCATAACTACAAATAATTATTCACTAAAATCCATTACCGGGGGTCAATCAAGTTCCCCAATCAGTTCTAAAGTCCAATTACTGGCGCCAAGGCTCTATTCGCGCCTTCCTGCAGATGAAGGCCTGGCCCACAGGCTGCCCAGTAAATTACACATTGCAAACAGtggaatgtgcatgtgtgggggAGCAAGTCTCCTCAGGTGGGTAATAAAGCAGAGGTACATACTGGTCTCCCTGGGGCATTCTGACTGTACCATCAAGCAGACTTCACCAGGTTAAATAGGAATTAGCCCATGGattgaaatgaaatttgaatAACAACCAAGTCTCATCACTCTACAGGCTAGAGAGCATGCAGCATGCACAGCGCAGCCTGGTATTAACATCCATCTCAGCAGTCGATATAATAAGACACGTAGCCATGAGGGTCTTCTTACGGAGGCTGCACAGTGACCCATCAGAGCAGCATAATGAGTGGGGTGTTACATGTACAagcatatatacacacacacacaaaacacagggcTTCACTGCAGCTCTCCAGCCCCATTAGCATGTGGCTCCTTGTATTGTTTTGCAGCCGTCTTGAAAGTGAGTCCCAAGTCTGAAGGAAATGCTTCTCACACACTCATCTGTCACTACAGAAAGACAGCAGTGCAGCCAGCCGAGTCGGAGCAGCGGGGCGGGCAACAAGGCAGGCAGcatgtgtgcgagtgtgtgtgacagggaaTGGATGGCTTGTATGTATGTACAAGATGTGTAGGAGGTGAGTAAGACGTGCGTTTGCGCCTATGTGTAAAAAGAAGGGAGTGTGGGTGAGTGTGGTGATAGGCGCTTGTGTACGGAGCAAGGCAAACATGGCAGGGACGGGGTGAGGCTTTGTGGATCACCAGCCCATGACCAGTTGTCACATTACACACAGCTCCCAAATCAGCATGGTAGCAGGGCTAGACTGACATTTCCCTCAGTGTCAGGCGTCCCTCATGTTCCGATCTGACCAGATACTGACCAAACTATAACACTGACACaaccaacaaaaagaaaaacatgaaggtCTGTCCATGCTACGATATGTTTTCTTCGTTTACTGACATTTGTAGCAGCCCTATTGTTCAGAGCTATATTCCAAACTTTGAGGTTTTGGAGGGGAAAAAGCTGAGTTTTTGGACTGCAATTACAACAGTATGAGggcagttttgttttgtcctgAGCCAGGAAAGCATTTTGACTTCATTCTGCTGACACAAAGAAAGGCTGTCAATGTAAGCCCCTCcattaaacaagaaaaaaccTCATCAAAGAGGCAGGCTCTGTCCTCTGCTTACATTCAAGAGATCCAGCGAAATGCTAAACACATGTGGATGGGCTCTGTGTTTAGGCTAAAATGGCCGAACACGATCCGGCAGAATTTTAGTTAATCTTCCTTAGTGAAACCGCATGGTGTTGTTTACACTAGAgacaactgtgtgtgtatgtacacgcgtgtctgtgtgtgcgtggaaAAACGTCCAGAGCTGCAGAACTCACTGTTCCCTTTTGCAAAGCCAGAGCAgttacagtgtgtatgtgtttgtgtcagcatGATGGAGGAGAAGGGTGTTACTCAGACCTAATGAATCCATCTGCATTCAAGGGGCATTCTTCCTCTCGTATGCAGGCGGGAGCAAATGAGCAGCGACCTGGGAGCCTGACCAGCAGTTGGGGGGCTCAAGCTCAGTATTTTCAAAGCAGACAAGGACAAGCTCGGATTAGTATCAAATACAGCccattttttcatttgaaatatagGCTATTGTCAAAGGCAAGGTTGAGGTTGAAAACAGAGCACTCATACACTACAGCCGTATACTGTACTAAGCAATGGTCTTTtcgtttttttttcatgaggaTTGAGAATAGCCAAGAAGGGATTGAGGACTATAGTACAGCCTGTGCTCACAGGAGAGTGGCAGCTGCTGATGTCCTCACCTCTGAGTGACCTGGCACCCTCGACAACCTCAATGAAGAATGGATGGAGGGCAGGAGGCGGGGGCAATATGAAGGGGTGGTGGTTGGCACTGAGGGCCCAGTCATTAGGATAATGAATCCAGAGCTGAGTGGAATTAGGGAGACATCTAGTGGCTGaacaaagttaaaaaacaacaactcatCTACGGGGGGATAGACAGTTTATGATGAACACTAATACACTATGTTGACGTCTCCTAGTTATATTACTGAGATTGTATTGAAAGTACAAAAGATCAGGACGGCAACATGATTGCTTCACTGAACACATTTCAAAGAATTAACACCTTTGCCAAATATTAAAAAGATCCTCAGCTGCTGGATAAAGACGACTCTGTATGACTGAAGGACCAAGAATATTATATTTCCATATACTAAGCTCATATATACAAGATTAGGCCAATACAAAAAGTTCTAGCTACTGTTCTTCCACATGAACCATCATCTCAGTCTTTATTGCTACATCTGTATTTTCTGCTAAATATTgggtaaaaacacaaacctgtttAAATGGACTTTTAACCACTGTGAATTATTTACCCtggattatatttttttaaatcaatatataaactattttactatttatttgattatattACTGTCCTATTTCTGGTTTGTCTAAACACATATACAGATCTTTTATTATGTATATCACACTTGAAAAGGTAATGCTGAACTATTGAATTACAGAAAACCATGAATTTAAGTGATATCAAGGAAAAACAGCTGAGTGGTTTTAGATGTGACGATAGCTTACTtctattttataataaacagtaaatgaaTCTTTGCAATCTTCAAATGACAATTAGGCCCCTGGGAACTGTAAAGATCattccattttaatattttctgacaGGAATTgattcataaattaaaaaaaataaaaatgatgaattgAAATAAACTGCTTATTGCAGCTGTAGCTTCCACTAGTGTTTTAAGCTGCAAGCTGTTTTAGTAGCTGGGATATCTGTGTGGAAAATACCTGATGTGTGGATTATACAGGCATCTGCTATTGATACTAGAGTGCATTACTTTATCCTGAATAAAGCAGCATGTCTGTTTAAAATTAATAAAGTAGCTGCAGTGGAGTTTCTGCTCCATGACTTCTGTCTTTTAATTTCTGTGGTGTCCAGGAGTGCAGTGCACTATGAAGGTaattctgaaaatattaaagtgtGTTTTGCCTGAATTAGAAGCCAATGTGCAGCTGAGTCACTGAGGGGATACCAAGCACTGACATTTCTCGCTCCAGAGTGCAGAATAAATttcattacatctctgacaaaTCTCAGGACTAATATTCGTAGAAGCTACATTAATCACTCCTTTTTCATATCATGAGCaaacacaagaaagaaaagctCATCCAACTCTACCAActgatttaatattattattatccatttaaaaacattctttcaaaatatgattccatgcagaaatgaaaatcacaaataaaacattttgaaagtcCAAGTAATGACAGAAATTCTACTTGTCCTCTCATCAATACATTTCctttttacaaaatgtgttaATTAGCGATCGACCTGTAACCAAGAACATCAACCATTAGTCAAAGTGATCAGCAGCGTGCGAACTGTTGGGTTGTAGTGTTCTTGTCCAGAACCTCAGCCCCGAAACCTTCCTTACATtagaaaaccagaaaaaacatttaaatctgaCAACACTCTCGAACGTCAGCTCAaacaaatgaactgaaacaaaCTGTCCAAATCCGAATGGGTCATGAAATTGTAGGTGAGACGTGGAAACTGTCTGCTCACTCAGCCTCTCCTGCTTTGGATTAAAGCTGAAACTGAGTTTCTGTAGAAGGGGGGCCTTCTACCGCAGGTCCTTTAAATTTCAAATGACGtcttaaaaagaacaaaactgcTTCTTTTTGTGCAAATCAGAGTCAAGGTCGCATATTCTCACTTGGTCCTGGTGCTGTGGTTTATGACCCTAATCAGCAAAGAGGCATCAATTACTCTCTGAAAGTAGAGCCCCACTGATTACTATGATGATGAGAAGGCCTTGAGAAGCAGGTCAGCAGCCAGGCCTGGAGAGATGGCTCCTTTTCTGACCCTCTCCTCAAGGTGGGGGAGAGCCTCTCTGACATTGGGATGATTTTGGAAATGGCAGAGGACATTCTCTTGGATCAAACTCCACATCCAAATCTTCTGCTGGGCCCTCCGCCGGGCCTGCAGTTCACCGCTGGATAACATGGCGTCCCGATATGACTCCATCTTGGCCCAGACCTCTGGGATACCCTCACTGCTGAGTGAGGAGGCGCGGACCACCTGAGGAGGGAGTTCGGGGGAGGGTGCAGGATAAATGTGTGAATTTAAAGTGTCTCTTTTTTAATAACTAAGTTGTAGTTTGGAGAACTCAGCTGTTCAGCCTGAGTATGCCACCAAAGGAACAGTGAACCACCTTCCAAACTTTATTCAGTATGGAAAGTTTTACATGTTGTATGGACACATGCTTCATGTTTAAGATTTAGTTTGACACAGCACATCTTTGTTTGAGCCGCTCCATCAAACTCATGGACAGTAACTCCAGGAAAACAACGGCAGTTGCCAGAGGCGACTTTATTGTTCCAATCAGATGCAGCAAAATTGGATCAGCCTTTTCTCTTAGAGCAGAAAACTCTGGAATACTCCACATTATAGAGCATCAAGAACCAAGAATGTCCCAGGTTTGATTCCAACCGAGGGCCATCATTGCATGCCATTActctcttccttctcttgtTTCTTGTCTCTGCACTGCacaataaaatttattttaaaaatctacTAAACTATGCACATCTGCAATGTCTGGCATTAGAGAGttgtttatactgtttttattttatactgatATTTTCTCTGGAtgatatgttttattcatttactttCATTGATTTTCAATTGTTTTTGGAGTGGACTAATCAACTGTCTGTGCTAAATTGGCACATTAagacatgtatttaaaaatatgttgattTATGTGCGCTCCCCGcacataaacaataaaatacaataagtCCCGAATTTGTTTTAGATtcaccaaaaaaataaaaaataaaaaaaatgccaaaaacacaattttttctACATTGGAAACAAATTGTGGTTTCTGCTAAAGTATCCCTTTAAAAGGCATCAGTGAAAGTGCATAAAAGCAAAAACGGCATTTAGCAGAAATCTAATTTCAGTTGACTGAGTTACTACTTCTCCCAAATCTATGGTTTGCTGTTATGTTTAAGATTTTCCTGCTTGTATTGCCATCAAGGCAGGAGCTGTCATCTCACTTTTTGAACTGTGTAGATAACAACATCTTGTTCACACAAGCAATCTGGAGATAAATATCAATTTAGTGTTTAATTCTTCAACAAGAGACTTCATCGCTTGCTACTTGCTACGGGTTCAAGAGCACATGATGAAATTCAGGGCAACAGTCACACTCAAAACAGGCACAGAAGTGAAACAGCGTCTGTTTCTATCACTTAATTACACAATAGAGACtaaagaggagaaaagggagTTTGGAGGAGAAGAGACAAAACCAGACTATGACGACGATGTAAAATAAACCTACAGATCCTCTACAACCTCCAAGCTGCTCAAGTGTTAATGAAATTACATGTATCATATGGAGATCATTTGATAAACAGCTGAGGAGGCAAACAGTATTGAGATCTAATTTCAGCTGGAATTActcaactactactactacaactactaaCAAAAAAAGATATTCATAAGAGGATACTGCTTGTACCAAAAGTTAACTTGGTGGGtaatttgtatttgtacttttaataaactatttattCAGTTGGTCAATGAATCATTCATtctatttttaagaaaaaagtcaaaatattctCTCAACCAGTTTCTCCAATGTGAGAACATGCTTTCCTaagttttgtgatttttttttttaattataagaCATTTATAGAACTAACAATTCATTTATGAAATAATTGGCAGATTAATATACTTTTTACATATTACTAAAATCATAGCAATCAATTGATATTTCATTCATGCATTTTGCattacatgttttatgtttccaAGCTAAACAAAGTTCAATAAAGACTGTTGAggatgaaaagacaaaaatagacTAATTAACAGATGATGTTACTGTCggcaaaacagacaaaagaggCCAAAAAAGCAAAGGTAAGAAGAAACAACGCGAGGAAAGCAGACGACGAGAGCCGCCTGTCAGCTTTTATGTGAGTATGCATGCTTCTAATCAACGAGACGCATTACGCAGCAGCCAAGAATTCACAGCAGCGGGAATAGAAGGTGGGGGTGCTGGCTGGCAGCTTGCCCAGTGGGCAGATGCTGCATTGGACTGGGAAAACAAAGGGACAAGgccaggcaggcaggcagacatgCAGGCAAGCAGGTGGGCGGGTGAGCTGGGACATGCGGGGAGGGGTGACACACTGCAGTACTAAAACCATGATGCTATGACATCATCACCATCTTCATCATTATCACCACCATCATCGCCATCCTAGCCCTCCCTATTCTTTCCAGGTCAGCTGACCTCTCAGTGAGATAGCTTGTTGGGTCTACAGTGCAGTAATACTTCTGCTGTAGCTGCCCAGTAGGTCACATGTTAAACACTTGTCaattattagtttttttaaatgcctaATCCTTCTGCTGGTGGCTCCCTTCATCACTACACTCACCTGTAAAGATATACACAAAACGCACACAGTCATTCTcctacatacatacacacaccttgGGGTTCCAGGACTTGGactgtctcctcagcagctTGAGAGCACTGGTATATTCAGTCTGGATCCTCCTGGCTGGAACCACAAGGTCTCCATCTGACTTTGTCACCACCACCAAGTCAGCCCTTTCAATGATGCCCCTCTTGATACCCTGGACACAGATTTTGGAATTAAAGAGACTATTAACTTCTCAAAACAGTGCGAATTAATCTGATGTCTAGACTCCTAAACTGCTGAGGGATCTGTGTACAGAGTGATGGATGGAGCTGCACAGTTGAAACCAACACAAtcaaaaattcaattcaatcaaCTTTCCATCCAGCCCTCACTGATTTGAGCTTCAAAACAAAGTACTTGTGCTAATTTAGTCACTGTTAAAAATACCTGTCGCCTGAAATGTAGTTTCACACTTTTGTACTTCATAGTGTAATTGCAAATTGACTAGCATACATTTACCGATTATTGTATTGAAGTTTTATCTGTCACTTTCAATGTGTTATTAAAGATGaaattacaataattaaaataaatgcctCTTGAGCTTCTTAATGTCACACCTTAATCACCATAATATTAATCCTAATGAGTTTGGCTAATTAAGTTATTAATTTAGCTAATTAATCGATTAATCAGCATCCAGTTTTTGTCAACACGATGCTGACAAATGTGAAATCTGTAGTGTAAGAATGAACAGCACAACACTCACTCCATAAAACAGAAGTTTGTAAAATGTATCAGCCTTCTTATTACATTCAAATGACCAATACCAAAACATACAGAAATTATTGGATATTCTTAGGATAAGCAAAGTCACATGGAATAGtctgaaagtttgtttttccaacCACCACCATCAAAAAAACTCCTTTGGTCCAGTTTCTGACAGAAGAAGCAAGATGTGACAACAATGTTCACTGACCTGGAGTTCATCGCCGCCTGCTGGTGGAATCAGCAGAACAAACATGTCAACCATGTCAGCCACTGCAAACTCCGACTGGCCCACACCTGGAAACAAAAATAGAATTACCAATGAGCAACAACACGAAAAGTGTAACACTCCACATTAAAAGAGCCACCAACTTGCATGTTGCAGCATACAGTAAAACTACAAATTCACCtggaaatgattttaaaataccCTCTATGAAGAACAAAATTCAGAATTTAGCATAATAAGTATAAGATTACTGGTCAGGACTCGTTCAGAAGTTCAAAAATGTCTCTGCATATTCATGAGCTTTTACAAACTTCACAGTGAATAAATTTTAGCCTCTGGGACACAACGAAGGTGTCTGGTGAAAAGGAGCCAGAGTGAGACCACAACGCAGAACTGACCAAAGCGTTTCTGTTGCACAACGACACAAAGTCCATACTGAGAGTAGgaacaaatattttaacataactTGTAACAATTGTAGAATTCATCATGTTTTTcctgattttaaaacataattttagaAATTAATCAGCTTCTTATGTCTTATAAACCAATGTTGCAGCAATACTAATAGATTAATAATAAGGTGTCGCTTATAGTGTTAAATACGCAGAATGGTAGCGCACCACACTGAGACTAGCCCTACTGACAAACATCAACACCACTGAATATTGACTAAATATGATGGAGTGAAAAAGGATGGGAATTTCCCTGGGAAGCATCcaacaaaaattatatttttatttttcatttcaaacaagaGCAGATACAGTTTCTGCAGCATACACATAAccttagtaaaaaaaaataaaaaattcacagATACAAATGGAAACGTCTCTTACCTACAGTCTCTACAAGGACGATGTCATATCCCGCCCCCTCGCAGAGAACAATGGCTTCATTGGTTGTTCTGGTGACTCCGCCAAGTGTTCCTGAGGTCGGTGACGGTCTGATGAAGGCGTTCATGTCTCTGGAGAGTTCAGTCATACGAGTCTTATCACCCATCAGAGAGCCTGTAac
This genomic window from Mastacembelus armatus chromosome 1, fMasArm1.2, whole genome shotgun sequence contains:
- the mmaa gene encoding methylmalonic aciduria type A protein, mitochondrial isoform X1, with the protein product MTHLCKMGRVGVSLLRHISSFPFTWTCCFHRGPLAGSRPWYRNFLPSSNYQHRRTESTAPIQPIDDLSGPEQRLLNRLYEGLVGGQRASLAESITLVETQHPRKKELAQVLLQRVLAYRREQESRNGEKPVAFRVGLSGPPGAGKSSFIEVVGKMLTGRGHKVSVLAVDPSSCTTGGSLMGDKTRMTELSRDMNAFIRPSPTSGTLGGVTRTTNEAIVLCEGAGYDIVLVETVGVGQSEFAVADMVDMFVLLIPPAGGDELQGIKRGIIERADLVVVTKSDGDLVVPARRIQTEYTSALKLLRRQSKSWNPKVVRASSLSSEGIPEVWAKMESYRDAMLSSGELQARRRAQQKIWMWSLIQENVLCHFQNHPNVREALPHLEERVRKGAISPGLAADLLLKAFSSS